One window from the genome of Gimesia aquarii encodes:
- a CDS encoding alpha/beta fold hydrolase, translated as MKQVKLAKSDDGFRILNEWHDRFESRLSFETRTERVNTSFGFTDVMITGPEESQDSSPIVILHGATAGAPFALGELQDLPGRQRFYTVNIPGQSTRAEQVRLDFGTDEYSRWLCEVFDQLSIERATVCGVSWGGSVALQLAKYNPDRISGLILVVPGSIVRGPVLKGIWEIGLPMLRFKLFPTQKNCDRAVHKIFTTSDEYWSPYITDAMRYWNVDFSVPPLVSKNDMSSLNAPVFVIAADKDLSFPGEPLIARSYSLFPNLVGAHLLKNSHHCPSFDSDDRRRFTQIFESALESIRAASPSAFCVQSETKH; from the coding sequence ATGAAGCAAGTAAAACTTGCTAAGAGTGACGATGGATTCCGGATCTTAAACGAATGGCATGATCGATTCGAATCGAGACTATCATTCGAAACACGTACCGAAAGAGTCAATACTTCATTTGGATTCACAGATGTAATGATCACGGGGCCTGAAGAGTCTCAAGATTCGAGTCCTATAGTAATCCTTCATGGTGCGACAGCGGGAGCCCCGTTCGCCCTTGGTGAACTCCAAGATTTACCGGGACGACAACGGTTTTATACCGTCAACATACCCGGTCAATCAACACGTGCCGAGCAAGTTCGTCTGGATTTTGGAACGGACGAATATAGCCGCTGGCTTTGTGAAGTTTTCGATCAACTTTCAATTGAACGCGCGACTGTCTGTGGTGTCAGTTGGGGTGGAAGTGTGGCTTTGCAATTAGCAAAATACAATCCTGATCGGATCAGTGGATTAATTTTAGTCGTACCTGGTTCGATTGTTCGCGGACCTGTCCTGAAAGGGATCTGGGAAATCGGTTTACCCATGCTGCGATTTAAATTGTTTCCCACGCAGAAAAACTGCGATCGCGCGGTTCACAAAATATTTACGACGTCCGATGAATATTGGTCTCCTTACATCACGGATGCCATGCGGTACTGGAATGTCGATTTCTCAGTTCCACCGCTTGTTTCGAAGAACGATATGTCATCTCTTAACGCTCCCGTTTTTGTAATCGCTGCCGACAAAGATCTCTCATTCCCCGGAGAACCTCTGATTGCACGCTCTTATTCTCTATTCCCCAATTTAGTCGGCGCTCATTTATTAAAAAACAGTCACCACTGCCCTTCATTTGACTCTGATGACCGCCGGCGATTTACTCAAATTTTCGAGTCAGCCTTAGAGTCAATTCGAGCAGCATCGCCCTCAGCGTTTTGCGTTCAGTCTGAAACAAAACACTAA
- a CDS encoding catalase, producing MNKKPKLTTTGGAPIADNQNSITAGPRGPVLLQDYQLIEKLAHQNRERIAERVVHAKGWGAFGTLTIEHDISKYTKAKVLQPGTQTEMIARFSTVAGEAGAADAERDVRGFALKFYTEEGNWDLVGNNTPVFFVRDAYKFPDFIHTQKRHPRTNLRSPTAMWDFWSLSPESLHQVTILFSDRGLPISVRHINGYGSHTFSLINDQNERFWVKFHFKTEQGHKHWTNEEAEQVVGKTRESTQEDLFYAIENGDFPKWKFQVQIMPETDADLTPYNPFDLTKVWPHSDYPCIDVGTMELNRNPDNYFAEIEQASFSPSNIVPGIGFSPDKMLQARIFSYADAHRHRLGTHYESLPVNAPKCPVHHYHKDGAMCFKSNGTNSDAYYEPNSFNGPVEQPDVAEPPLKISGDADRYNHREGNDDYAQPRALFNLFDDGQKARLFSNIAAAMQGVPEEIVERQLKHFELVDPAYGAGVREALGRS from the coding sequence ATGAATAAGAAGCCAAAACTGACCACAACAGGCGGCGCGCCGATCGCCGATAATCAAAATTCAATCACAGCAGGCCCCCGTGGTCCGGTTCTGTTACAGGATTACCAGCTGATCGAAAAACTGGCTCATCAAAATCGCGAGCGGATCGCGGAACGGGTTGTGCATGCCAAAGGCTGGGGGGCGTTTGGAACACTGACAATCGAACATGACATCAGCAAATATACCAAAGCGAAAGTGCTGCAGCCGGGAACGCAAACCGAAATGATCGCGCGCTTCTCGACAGTGGCCGGCGAAGCGGGTGCCGCCGATGCAGAGCGGGATGTGCGTGGATTCGCCTTGAAGTTCTATACGGAAGAAGGAAACTGGGATCTGGTCGGCAATAACACCCCGGTATTCTTTGTGCGAGACGCTTATAAGTTTCCCGATTTTATCCATACACAGAAGCGGCACCCGCGCACTAATTTACGCTCCCCCACCGCAATGTGGGATTTCTGGTCTCTCTCACCAGAATCATTGCATCAGGTTACGATCCTGTTTTCAGATCGTGGGTTGCCTATCAGTGTGCGTCACATCAACGGCTATGGCAGCCACACTTTTAGTTTGATCAACGATCAGAACGAACGCTTCTGGGTCAAATTTCATTTCAAAACAGAGCAGGGGCACAAGCACTGGACGAACGAAGAAGCCGAGCAGGTTGTCGGCAAGACGCGCGAAAGTACTCAGGAAGACCTGTTCTATGCCATCGAAAACGGTGACTTTCCTAAATGGAAGTTTCAGGTACAGATCATGCCGGAAACCGATGCCGACCTGACGCCTTATAATCCGTTCGACCTGACCAAAGTCTGGCCGCACAGTGATTATCCCTGTATCGATGTTGGTACCATGGAATTGAATCGCAATCCGGATAATTACTTCGCGGAGATTGAACAGGCCTCGTTTTCTCCGTCCAATATCGTGCCGGGCATCGGATTTTCTCCTGATAAAATGTTGCAGGCCCGCATCTTCTCCTACGCGGACGCACACCGTCATCGTTTGGGCACGCATTATGAATCGCTACCGGTCAACGCACCGAAGTGTCCCGTGCATCATTACCATAAAGACGGCGCGATGTGCTTTAAGTCGAACGGCACAAATTCGGATGCATACTACGAACCGAATTCCTTCAACGGACCTGTGGAGCAACCAGATGTGGCAGAGCCGCCACTCAAAATCTCAGGTGATGCCGACCGCTATAATCACCGTGAAGGTAACGACGATTATGCACAACCTCGCGCATTGTTTAATCTGTTTGATGACGGACAGAAAGCTCGCTTATTCTCGAACATCGCCGCAGCTATGCAGGGTGTTCCCGAAGAGATTGTGGAACGACAGCTCAAGCATTTCGAACTGGTTGATCCTGCTTATGGAGCCGGTGTGCGAGAGGCACTGGGGCGTTCTTAG
- a CDS encoding sugar phosphate isomerase/epimerase family protein, with product MPISRREFLTSSTAAATVLGATSSGTAGEKESVQTQPRRARIGISTYSYWRYNARTKLSIEKCIDLAAESGFDGVDVLHVQMKGESNKKLQNIKRRAFLHGIDLCGFSTHQGFVSPDKARRQKNVEKTLHQIELAYQMGIPTMRVNTGGWGTSANFDELMRNRGIEPRLKGYTDDDAYGWVIGSLEQCLKKAEECGVLLGLENHWGMARTPEGLMRIVNAIDSPWLQVTMDTGNFLEDPYEKLEQIAPKTVYVQAKTYYGGGKWYTLDLDYSLIAQILKKNKYQGYITLEFEGKEDYETAIPKSLAMLRNAFDE from the coding sequence ATGCCTATCAGCCGTCGAGAATTTCTCACCAGTTCCACAGCCGCCGCAACAGTATTGGGTGCGACCTCGTCTGGTACCGCGGGAGAAAAAGAATCAGTTCAAACCCAACCACGTCGGGCCAGGATTGGGATCTCTACGTATTCGTATTGGCGGTACAATGCGCGTACCAAGCTGTCGATTGAAAAATGTATCGATCTGGCGGCAGAGTCCGGCTTTGATGGCGTGGATGTGTTGCACGTGCAGATGAAAGGCGAGTCGAACAAGAAACTGCAAAACATTAAGCGTCGTGCGTTTCTGCATGGGATTGATTTGTGTGGCTTTTCAACACACCAGGGCTTTGTCTCTCCCGATAAAGCCAGACGCCAGAAAAATGTAGAGAAGACCTTACATCAGATTGAATTGGCATATCAAATGGGAATTCCCACGATGCGGGTCAATACAGGCGGGTGGGGGACCTCTGCCAATTTTGATGAGTTGATGCGCAATCGTGGTATCGAGCCGCGACTGAAAGGGTACACCGATGACGACGCTTATGGCTGGGTGATTGGCAGTCTGGAACAATGTTTGAAAAAAGCAGAAGAGTGTGGCGTTCTGTTAGGATTGGAAAATCACTGGGGAATGGCGCGCACACCTGAAGGTTTAATGCGCATTGTGAATGCCATCGATTCGCCTTGGCTGCAAGTTACCATGGACACCGGCAACTTCCTGGAAGACCCGTACGAGAAACTGGAACAAATTGCACCGAAAACTGTTTATGTGCAAGCCAAAACCTACTACGGCGGCGGGAAATGGTACACGTTAGATCTGGATTATAGTCTCATTGCCCAAATCTTGAAGAAAAACAAATACCAAGGTTACATCACGCTGGAATTCGAAGGTAAAGAAGATTACGAAACCGCGATTCCCAAATCACTGGCGATGCTGCGTAACGCCTTTGATGAGTGA
- a CDS encoding esterase/lipase family protein: MTDTNHREHNKEEVNHGPPKKMGHSILLNFLFSLILILASFGYALWQTRIIDGNFHFNAVRWEFVLPFSAILATLPWFILWIRRKKQTSLQYQNDLQNSNPSDNNKWYTYNNSDTVLVFIHGVLSDSRSCWLNQERDKHVFWPDLIGADSRFNDPAIFLAGYYTEINSGSTTIRDCAEQVFSALGRPDVNGHAPVLNWQRIVFVCHSMGGIVARYLLESNQKEFENKEIGLVLIASPSYGSKLANRLSPIIRFYGHSQGKQLKWGGELNKDLDFKFKKLIDKKSIPGLSGVEFYENHFIAPGILRFLKWKWIPLRTRHVVVTEESAGRYFGAPKLIPNSDHFTSVKPDNQKHCTHEYFYDFLKNKGLLPKDRADNIAAKHILNTVDKNKKASD; encoded by the coding sequence ATGACTGATACCAATCATCGTGAACACAACAAAGAGGAAGTCAACCATGGGCCCCCAAAAAAAATGGGCCATAGCATTCTTTTAAATTTTCTATTTTCTCTGATTTTAATACTCGCCTCTTTTGGATACGCTCTTTGGCAGACTCGTATTATCGATGGGAATTTCCATTTCAATGCAGTCCGCTGGGAATTCGTTTTACCTTTCTCTGCAATTCTGGCTACACTTCCCTGGTTCATTCTCTGGATACGAAGAAAAAAACAGACATCCTTGCAATATCAAAACGACTTGCAAAATTCAAATCCCAGTGATAACAATAAGTGGTATACCTATAACAATAGCGATACCGTTCTTGTATTTATTCATGGAGTCCTTTCGGACAGCCGAAGTTGCTGGCTTAATCAGGAAAGAGACAAGCATGTCTTTTGGCCCGATTTGATTGGCGCCGATTCTCGATTCAATGATCCTGCGATCTTTCTTGCAGGATACTACACCGAAATCAACAGTGGTTCGACAACAATCAGAGATTGTGCAGAACAAGTTTTTTCTGCATTAGGCAGGCCAGATGTAAATGGACATGCTCCTGTGTTGAATTGGCAGCGAATTGTGTTTGTTTGCCACAGTATGGGTGGCATCGTAGCCAGATATTTACTGGAATCGAATCAAAAAGAATTCGAAAATAAGGAAATTGGGCTCGTATTAATTGCCTCTCCATCATACGGCTCAAAACTTGCCAACCGTCTGTCACCAATTATTCGATTTTATGGTCATTCTCAAGGCAAACAGTTAAAGTGGGGCGGGGAATTGAATAAAGACCTCGATTTTAAATTCAAGAAGCTGATTGATAAAAAAAGTATACCTGGATTAAGTGGTGTAGAATTCTACGAAAATCATTTTATTGCCCCGGGAATTTTACGCTTTCTCAAATGGAAGTGGATTCCGCTAAGAACACGTCACGTTGTGGTCACCGAGGAATCAGCGGGACGCTATTTTGGAGCCCCCAAGCTCATTCCCAATAGCGACCATTTTACAAGTGTAAAACCAGACAATCAAAAACATTGCACTCATGAGTACTTTTATGACTTCTTGAAGAATAAAGGGTTACTACCGAAAGATCGTGCAGACAATATTGCTGCAAAACATATCTTAAATACCGTCGATAAAAATAAGAAAGCAAGCGACTGA